GTTCTTTACTTGTTGAAAGTACTACAACCCAGTATCAAAAACTATACTAATCAGATAAATATGCGTTCAGGCCGTTTAGTTAAGGAAAATTATCTGTTGAAGCACAGCAATATGCATCCATCGGCAGTTACTTCTTTCTTGTTCTCACGCTTGCGGGAATTACTATCAAAGCTAAAAAATGCTACATCGGTTAGATTTTTTTATGTTTTTTGTTACGAATTGATTGTCAAAAACAAAATGTTATGTATGATAGTTTTGGATTTTAAATTATGCCAACAAATATCAATATTTAATACTTTATACTAGGAATAAATTTGATTTTTTAGTATATTTTTTGAGTTAAAAAATATGCTGAAAAAGAGCAACAATTGCTACAAGTTGGTTTTTACAAAAACTAACCTTGATTACAGCTTAAAGAAATAATTATCGGGACAATGGGTGCAGACAAAAATACTGTTGTTTTGCGCTCGGAGACGAATAATGGTAGCGATCGCAGAGAACGTTCAGCATCGGCTAACTATACAAACTGTAGAAATTGCCCCTAACACAACGGCGATTCGCTCTCTTGATTGGGATCGCGATCGCTTCGATATCGAATTCGGACTGCAAAATGGAACGACTTACAATTCCTATCTAATTAGGGGCGAGCAAACAGTTTTGATTGATACTTCTCACCAGAAGTTTCGCGAACTGTATTTAGAGACGCTCAAAAGTATTGTAAACCCCAAGACTATTGATTACATTATTGTCAGCCACACAGAGCCAGATCATAGCGGTTTGGTGGAAGATGTGCTTCAGTTAGCGCCGAGAGCCACTGTATTAGCTTCTAAAATTGCATTGCAGTTTTTAGAAGGCTTAGTGCAAGCCACGTTTATAGTGTAAAGTAAGTTTTGTCGTCGAGACAAAGATTACTGTGTATGGATGCTGCGGATTTTGAGTCGTGGGGGTATGCGAGAGTATCGACTGATGAGCAAGCGCAGGACAAGGACGCGCTTCTCAAACAAATGCAACGGTTGAGAGACACTGGGGTGAGTAAAATTTTCTTTGATATTGATAAACGTACCAAGCATGACCGCAAAGGGCTGTTGAAATTAATTAAAGCCGTTCAGGAACTCCCCGCTCACCACAAGGTCAAATTCTTAACCTTTACCCGCATCGATCGAGTTGCCGCATCACAAGTAATCTTTTACAAACTTATCAGTGAACTGCAAAAGAAAAAAATAAAACCAATTGCCTTAGATGATCCCTTCGACTTAGATTCAGTCGGGGGAGAATTAACCGTTGATATTCGCTTAGATGTCGCCAAGCATGAAGTGAAAATGCTCGGCTTACGAATTCGTAAAGAGCGTGAACTCCGGCGCAAAGAAAAGAAGAGTAATTTTTATGCGCCGTTTGGGTACAAAATTAAAGCAGATAAATATGTATTTAATAACGATCCCTGCATTTGTCTGCTTGAGACCAAGCAAGAGTTATCGGTGGTGGACGTGGGGCAGCTTGTAGTGAACACCTTTTATCAGGTGGGCAGCTGCACCCAAACCGCAAAAACCTTAAATGAGTTATTTGGTATCACGTCAAAATGTGCGGACAAATATGTTAAAAAATCCGGTCAGTACTCACTTGATGAAGATGATACGCTGACCCTAAAAACAATCAAGAAAAAAATAGATGAAAAGTCTTATGCAGGGCTGCGTTACCCCCACGCAGGGCTGAGATGGACGGCGACAGGCGTTCGGGATTGGTTAACAAATCCTGTGCTGGCAGGCGGTACTCCGTATGGAACGCTGAACGAAAATGGAAGTAAAAAGTCATTCGATGACATTAGCGTGTTTTGGAACACCCACGACGACCAAACCTTAATTACCTTTCAACAACACCAAGAGATTAAAGCCATTATTCGCGGGAATCGCAAAAATTCGTGGGCATCACACGGGAACAGCGATCCACAAAAACTCAATATTTTTCAAGGGC
The genomic region above belongs to Calothrix sp. NIES-2098 and contains:
- a CDS encoding flavin reductase domain-containing protein, which codes for MVAIAENVQHRLTIQTVEIAPNTTAIRSLDWDRDRFDIEFGLQNGTTYNSYLIRGEQTVLIDTSHQKFRELYLETLKSIVNPKTIDYIIVSHTEPDHSGLVEDVLQLAPRATVLASKIALQFLEGLVQATFIV
- the xisF_1 gene encoding fdxN element site-specific recombinase XisF, encoding MDAADFESWGYARVSTDEQAQDKDALLKQMQRLRDTGVSKIFFDIDKRTKHDRKGLLKLIKAVQELPAHHKVKFLTFTRIDRVAASQVIFYKLISELQKKKIKPIALDDPFDLDSVGGELTVDIRLDVAKHEVKMLGLRIRKERELRRKEKKSNFYAPFGYKIKADKYVFNNDPCICLLETKQELSVVDVGQLVVNTFYQVGSCTQTAKTLNELFGITSKCADKYVKKSGQYSLDEDDTLTLKTIKKKIDEKSYAGLRYPHAGLRWTATGVRDWLTNPVLAGGTPYGTLNENGSKKSFDDISVFWNTHDDQTLITFQQHQEIKAIIRGNRKNSWASHGNSDPQKLNIFQGLIVCAHCHARFVKVATYQSRRDNRFKSYYQCTYYLKNGMCQHKTAITNFELEDQIVDFLAKEAERLAVLGEQPSTPAADSKEVLELRSQLQTLESIPGHNPAIETAKEELRLQIIELLDSDERTSHAQLISRERIIAAFRNKDFWKGIQNPVDKKRLLRECIMCAVVNEGKVVEVRLRV